TTGGAAGATACGCCCGTTAGACGGATCAAAGGACGCTTTGATGAGCTGTCCAAAATTAGAAAACTGCGGGAATCCGTCCCGGATTGGTTGGACGAACGTTGCGAAAAAGCACTCGGCAAGGAATTATGGGACAAGGAAAGTGCCGCCCTGAACATACAGGCCGAAGTGGTCTTACGAACGAATACCTTAAAAATGAACAAAGGGGACCTTCGTAAGATATTGGGCGAAATGGCTATTGGGACTGAAACGGTTTCCGGTGCCATTGATGCCCTAAAACTGAAAGAAAGAAAAAATGTGTTCACCACAGAAGCGTTTAAGACAGGCTTGTTTGAAGTACAGGACGCCTCATCGCAATTGGTTGCGCCCTACTTGGATGTTGCTCCAGGACAACGTGTAGTGGACGCCTGTGCAGGGGCAGGTGGCAAAACACTGCATTTGGCCGCACTGATGCAAAACAAAGGGCAGTTGATTGCCATGGACATCTATGAAAGTAAACTGAAAAAGCTAAAAATCAGGGCCAGACGCAATGGTGTCCACAATATGGAGACCCGAATTATAGAAAACGCAAAGGCCATCAAAAAACTTCATGGTAAAGCGGACAGGGTCTTGTTGGACGCCCCATGTTCCGGTCTTGGTGTACTAAGGCGTAACCCCGATAGCAAGTGGAAATTGGAACCCGACTTCGTGGAACGCATCAAAGGGGTACAGCAAAAAATTCTGGGGGAGTATTCCAAAATGGTCAAACCGGGCGGTAAATTGGTCTATGCCACTTGTTCCATCCTTCCAGAGGAAAACACGGAACAAGTTGCACATTTTTTAGCTTCGGAATTTGGGCAAACCTTCACTTTGATAAAAGAACAAAGCATTTATGCATCGGAAAGTGGTTTTGATGGGTTCTATATGGCCCTTTTGGAGAAAACAGGATAATTATTTGATTTATGTAACTTTGGGACATGCAAAAAAAAGTGTCGATAGAAGACTTTTACGAATCTACCCATCACTATGTCCCGGAAAGTGTAAAATCCGGTATTGGTCATTTTAATGTATTTAAACTCGATGAATTTGCCGGCCCCAAACCCAAACCGATGCCTTTCAATAGAAGGGATTATTATAAAATAAGTTTGGTAAAGGGCAAAAGTAGGGTTCACTATGCGGATAAAGTGGTCACTGTTGAAAAACAGGTGATGGTTTTTTCCAATCCCCAAATACCCTATAATTGGGAGCGGATAGATGAACAATTGACCGGTTACTTTTGCGTTTTCACGGATACCTTTTTTCACCAATTCGGGGATTTGACCCAGTATCCCGTTTTTCAACCCAATGGGAATCCCGTCCTTGAACTTTCAGATGAACAGTTAGCGTCAATTATTCCCATATTCGTGCGTATGTTGGACGAGATCAATTCCGACTACGCCTATAAATACGATTTACTGCGCAATATGGTGTTTGAACTGATCCATTCCGGATTAAAGATGCAACCGGCCCAGGTTGCCCTACAATCCAATTCCAATGCGTCAGAACGTATTTCCGGACTTTTTATGGAACTGTTGGAACGGCAATTCCCAATAGAAAGTCCATTGCAACGCATGGGTTTGCGTTCGGCATCCGATTTTGCCAATCAGCTAAGTGTTCATGTCAATCATTTGAATCGCGCGTTAAAGGAAACCTTGGAAAAAAGTACATCGGTATTAATTGCCGAACGCGTGGTCCAGGAAGCCAAAATCCTGCTTCGCCATACCAATTGGAACGTTTCTGAGATAGGCAATTCCCTGGGTTT
The sequence above is a segment of the Muricauda sp. SCSIO 64092 genome. Coding sequences within it:
- a CDS encoding RsmB/NOP family class I SAM-dependent RNA methyltransferase, which encodes MRLHRNLVFAVIDALNLIFNENGYADKVIEKVLKYDKRWGARDRGFIAETTYEIVRYKRLYSEIAEVSAPYSRANLFRLFAVWAVLRGIPLPDWKQLEDTPVRRIKGRFDELSKIRKLRESVPDWLDERCEKALGKELWDKESAALNIQAEVVLRTNTLKMNKGDLRKILGEMAIGTETVSGAIDALKLKERKNVFTTEAFKTGLFEVQDASSQLVAPYLDVAPGQRVVDACAGAGGKTLHLAALMQNKGQLIAMDIYESKLKKLKIRARRNGVHNMETRIIENAKAIKKLHGKADRVLLDAPCSGLGVLRRNPDSKWKLEPDFVERIKGVQQKILGEYSKMVKPGGKLVYATCSILPEENTEQVAHFLASEFGQTFTLIKEQSIYASESGFDGFYMALLEKTG
- a CDS encoding helix-turn-helix domain-containing protein, which encodes MQKKVSIEDFYESTHHYVPESVKSGIGHFNVFKLDEFAGPKPKPMPFNRRDYYKISLVKGKSRVHYADKVVTVEKQVMVFSNPQIPYNWERIDEQLTGYFCVFTDTFFHQFGDLTQYPVFQPNGNPVLELSDEQLASIIPIFVRMLDEINSDYAYKYDLLRNMVFELIHSGLKMQPAQVALQSNSNASERISGLFMELLERQFPIESPLQRMGLRSASDFANQLSVHVNHLNRALKETLEKSTSVLIAERVVQEAKILLRHTNWNVSEIGNSLGFEETAHFSNFFKKHADHSPAAYRKLEIV